The segment GAACAACCTGATGACCGTGGTGACCGGGTATTGCGAACTGCTCCTCACACGTTTGCCCGCGGCGGATTCATTGCGCCCGGATATCGAAAAAGTGCGCGAGGCGGGCGAACGCGCGGCGGATCTGACCAGGGAATTGCTCGCTTTCGGCCGGCACCAGGTCCTTCAGCCCCAAACCTTTGAGATCAACCGGTTTCTTTCGGGCCTTTCGATGGTGTTGCAGGACCTTGCGGGCCCCTCCGTGCGGGTCCTCTTCCTGCCGGGGAATGACGCGGGGGAGATCCGGGTCGACCCGGATCACCTTCGCCGGACACTGACGCAACTGGTCGCAAACGCCCGCGACGCGATGCCGGGCGGGGGAGAGATTCGTCTTGCGACGCAGGGGGGCGAACGGATCGAGCCGGTTGAGGGGATCGAGCCCCCTCTCGGACAGTTCGTCCTTCTCGCTGTACAGGACAACGGCCGCGGCATGGACGCCGAGGCCCGCGACCGGATCTTCGAACCGTTCTACTCGTTGGAATCGGGCAGCGAGGGGCTGGGACTCCCTTCGGTGTACGGGTTCGTCAAGCAGAGCGGAGGATACATCTTCGTGGACAGCAGCACCGGGCGCGGGACGACGTTCCGTATCTACTTCCCGTGCATCGACCGGATCCCGGAGCCCGGCGCAGGGAGCGGGAGCCCCCTCGCCGGAACGCCCGACGCCGGATGACGCCGGTCCGCATCGCCCCCTCGAACCGCGCGGCGGGGGTCCAGATTCCCATCATCCCGATCGTGGCGGGGTGGATCGCGGAGACGCCCGGTACGATCTCGCTGGGGCAGGGAGTGGTCCACTACGGGCCGCCGCCCGCGGCGCTCGCGTCGATCCCGGAGTTCCTCGCGACCGTCCCCCACCACCGGTACATCC is part of the Candidatus Deferrimicrobium sp. genome and harbors:
- a CDS encoding two-component system sensor histidine kinase NtrB — encoded protein: NNLMTVVTGYCELLLTRLPAADSLRPDIEKVREAGERAADLTRELLAFGRHQVLQPQTFEINRFLSGLSMVLQDLAGPSVRVLFLPGNDAGEIRVDPDHLRRTLTQLVANARDAMPGGGEIRLATQGGERIEPVEGIEPPLGQFVLLAVQDNGRGMDAEARDRIFEPFYSLESGSEGLGLPSVYGFVKQSGGYIFVDSSTGRGTTFRIYFPCIDRIPEPGAGSGSPLAGTPDAG